The Lactuca sativa cultivar Salinas chromosome 2, Lsat_Salinas_v11, whole genome shotgun sequence genome includes the window TAAATATATGTTTGACAGCAAAGTTGGGTTAAGATAAGAAAATGATTTACAAAATGTATGTATAGTAAGAACTACTTACTTTGAAAGATTCGTTTCTATGTTTTGAGACATCtacaattttaaaaaattaatgagAAAAAAATCAATCACAAAAGAGCGAAGTTTAACAGTAGAAATAAAGGAATGGAGAAACCATACCATTAATATAGCatcaacaaacaaacaaacaaatcgCATTTACTGATAACTGCAAAAGAAACAGGAGCCAATTTGTTAGTAATAGTAAGTTAATGGTTaataaaaaatatacattttactCATAATAAGTGCCTTCAAATTAGATAAAGAAAAAGGTTTTTATAATCCTAATGCTTCTTTTGTTTCAAAATCTTCAATTCCTTTAACACAAACACCTATTAAGAACTGAAGaccaattataaaataaaatagataGCAGTCTATAATTTAGATAAAATCATGAACTGGCTACCATTCCTAAAAACATATTGTAATTCAAAATAGTTGGCCTTGGTTGCCAAGATTATTTAGCAGCATTGTGTTTTTTAGTAGCCTCTGAACCGTGACCCTATAATTTTCCAGCGACCTAATCAATAGATCTTGTACACATACACAAAACAATCAAACTGAAAAAGGGTTTAAATTCATATTATTGTAACTCATTATGTGTAGTTCAATATATACCATGGTTGTGCATTTTCCCCAAAGAGAACACCAGTTCCTTATACAGTTTTGTCACTACCTGGAAAATCACAAAATGAACAACAAAAATTCCATGGGTTCTAATTTGAAAATTCATACAGAtgaaaagattaaaaataaaacaacccTTCAATTCATCTCAAAGATCCACCTCCTGataaaaagattaaaaataaaacaacccTTCAATTCATCTCACATATCCACCTCCTCCTGATATGTCTTCACCCAACTTTGtcaccaaaaaagaaaaaagaaatagaGAAATCAAAAGCAAAACCTAATAGTTAGGCTTTATGTTTGGTCACCTAGTTTCTTTTCTTTCCTTCGTCTGCGATTCTACGTAAAACAAAAGGAATCTTTTTGTTATCTTTTTTCACATTCAGAGTCTGAGGATTAGGGAAACTTGAAATATGAACCTGTTCGATTTGAATGTTAAAAACGACAATCCCTTGTTCGATTTGAATCTAAAAACTTCAAAATCCCCTAGAGAAACACGAAATACATCCAATAAACATGAACCaaataagaaaaacataaaaatcctaaaCTGGCTCTATCTTCATTAAGGAAGGAAAAAAAATAGATGTATAACTTACTTGTGTAGATCGACTGGGAAGATATATAATCGCGAGATGATGTAGGTGGCGATGGTTGTTTGTGTCTTTCACATGTATCTTTCTAATTTCTAGAGTATAGAAAGAAAGCGTCAAATAAACGGTATGCAGTGGATAAGTTACTTACGTTTATATATAGAAGAAGACAAAGGGAGGCGTGTTGGAATCAGAAAAGGCGACACCGGTGGATTGTGGTGACAGTTGAAGGTTGTTGTGAGTAATGGTGGTTCTCATCCTAATTTTTTAGCGATATAGAGATGGGAAGAGTTGTGTTGGTGGTGATGGTTTCGACAAGGAGACTATAGGTGGTATAATGTTGTTGGTGCAGCGATCTTTAATGATGGTCACAATTATGATGGTTGGCTTTGCCGATGGTGCTGTCTAATGATAACAATAGATGTGGCGGATAGTGGTGTTAATAGATTGATTTGGTTTTGGGTCTTCAACCTCCAAATTGAGGTGGCTCTGATACAGAAACTCATCGGCCATTAACCTCCAGATGTAGGTTTCGAACGATTAGGGTTTCTATTAAGGGAGAGAAAGGGAATCGTTGGGAGCATGCTGATTCAGGTGGCTAGAGATGGTACGACGCATCTGGAGGTCGGTGGTCTGTGAGAAGGAAAAGACGACCACTTAGCAAGGAAAGAAGATTTCTACGGTAGTATGACGACGGAAATGGTGGAGTAGGTGGTCGTGAGGTGGGCGACTGTGGTAAGACGTGATGGTGGTGACGGATGAGGCGATTGATGTTGGTAGTGGTGGAGGCAGCTTAGGGTTTGTAGAGAGAAGAAAGGGAGAGTGAAAGTCAGGGTGGTAGGAAGTTGGATATACCGGAGAAAGGCGTTGAGAGGTACAACTCAAAATCTGGAGATGGAGAGAACCGAGATATGAGGGTTTATTAACAATGTGAGACCGAGTAAAAATCGCATtcaaattataatattattttattcacgATTAGTTGTACTTTACGCTTAGAgacttgaacgtcttaaaaaaatattattattttattggatctatttataaaaataataggatttattttataaattagtaaaaatatattatctaaacataaaaaaaaacaaaaaatatttcccTAATTTTCCCCGAACCACAACCCACTTTTAGTTAACCCATTATCTATGTGACCTCACGGCCCAACTAGTTCGACACTTGTTTTAAATAACCTTTTATGTAAGATGTAATTTTGATCAAAAAGGAAATTTCAAATCATGAAAGCTTCCATTTAGAAATTACGATAAAAAGTTGatacaaattttcaaaattttggtaaaaaaatcataataaaaataaaaagaaaatgaataCAATTTTGGCAGACAAGATTAAATTAATGATGAGCTAGCGAACCCTCGTCATGCCATGCACGTGCCACCCACTCCACTTtcctttttctattttcttttagTGGAAGTCGCAATCATCATACAGGTTTCCATGCACTAGCCCACACCACCGGTGTTTCTTTACGCATCAAAAAAATTCCGGCCGCCGTTTCCGACGGAGCCATTGACCACCCTTCCTTATACCTCCTCAGCAGTGCCCGGACATCGTCGCACCCTTCTTCGCTATATGAAACCCCACCAAAACCACTTGCACGAAGCCTACTGGACCACCGGTTAGCCGTCTCCCGCCTCTCCACGGAATTCGCCGGCGAGCATGCCACCAAGTCCATCACAGCCCGCCCCGCCTCCCTCTCCAACATCAATCTCTCGGTACTCGTTTGAGGAAAGCTTTCGTTGAGAGCTTCGAAGTAAACCCTAAACCATTTCAAACACTCTTGAAATCCTCTCAAGAATTCAAACCCATCAATCCCCACTTCCAAATCAGCTTCTTCTTCCACGATCGTCATTATTTTAGGGTTCATACTCCGAAACATCGAGATCAAATAATCCCTACGGTGATTACTAACAGAACGTAACGTGCCATTTAAGTTTATAGCAAGAGCTTCATCAGATTGAATAGCTAACTGACTAAAATTCAGATCGGATAAATCGCCGATATGGTGTATCACATTGAATTTAAACGGGACACCCATTAACCTGGCGAATTTTTCCATCCGACTCCCTATTTCTCGCATGATCCTCTCTATTCCGTCGCTGCCGGCTGATCTGGAGGAGATCACCGTCGTGAGGCGGAGATGAGGTGCTTCATCTGCCCGGGTGGCGATGGCTTCCAGCAACGTCGGCCACTGTGTGCAGTATGTGTTGCTGACATCAACAATGTGCAATTTAGTCTCGCCGTCTAACGCCTCTAAGATCGCTCCGTTACACGCAACGTGTCCGAACGTCGTCCATGGGCTGACTTCTTGAAACTTGAGCACCAATTCTCTGGTTGATTCAAAGGTGCTAACTTTCTCCGAAATCGACGATAAATTCCGGTAATTCAACTCACCGGAATCCGTCATCCGACTGTAAAGCGCTTGAAGAAAGTAACAAGAAAGCTTCTCATCTACATCGCCATAGGGAGAACTGAGCTCGTTGAGCATCCACATCAACTGCTGTAGACGCGTGCTGTTCTTATCAGCCACCGCACGCGCAGCCTCCAATAACACATCCGACGCCCAGCCGTTGGCGGAGAACGAATTCGAAAACTCCATAGCGATATGATCCTGGGAAGACGAGTAGTTAAAGTTGGTATGATCAGAATTAGAAGAAAAACCATGAGTCTTGGGAGGTGGAGGAGGAGTGGTGGTGGTGCTTGTGGTGgaagtaggagtaggagtggcgGAAAACTGGTGGTGGAAATGGGGTTGTAACTGGTTAGAAGAGTAGTAGTGTTGTTGcaatgaggaagaagaagagagatcATCTTCTTCCATGAAGAAAGTACTAGGGAAACATTCTTCTTGTGGTTGGTAGTAATGGCCGGCGCCGGTGGTTGTTTGATGATCGGTGGAGGATCTAGAACTGCTAGAACTTACGGTGGAGTTGAAAGattgacgatgatgatgatgatgatgttgttgttgataATCAGAGAGGAGTTGTTGGTGTCGGAGGGTGAACATAGTATCCATATAATATCCTGTTAAAATGAAAGATGTCTTATCATACAAGGTAAGGTAATGTGTGTTTTTGTAGGTTGTATCGTAGGTATTCAAGTTAAATTCGAGAAGGGGGTGTTTTATGTTTATGCTTTTCGGGTAATCAATGACAGGAAACTGAACGTTGAAGGGGATGTTTGTGCTTTTCGGGAAAATGGAGTTTTAATAATTTTCATGAACCAAAGGGGAATTAAATCGGTAAATCAATTAATATTTTTTAGTAATTTGTGGAATATTTTGAATAATTATGAGtagtttaataaaatgtttgAACGAAATAAAATCTAATCGGCTTTTAAAGTATTAAACTCAATATCATATTAACGTTCAATAGGTGTATCATTAAACTTTTTGTTaggataatttttttaataatgatattttttaaaatatattttattgaaCGTTTATAGAGTTTGAGGccttataaaaaataataaaactatataacaaacaaaatattatatttgtgTGTAAATTTTATAGAATTCAATATACTTTGATTATATGTAGATCTTAGTATAAAACACTTGTCACAATTTTTAAGGCACGTAAGTGGGATTATGAATTGGTTTCCTTtgttaattattaaattaaattccTTTTTGGAAGAAATGTATAAtttgataaaaagaaaaaaaatcttaTATCAAAATCTGAAaccttttaaaaaaaacattatgtaGAAAATTTTGCACACGAAATGAATAATACGTAGCATAACAAAATTTCCCAAAGACGTGCGTTTTTAACgatttttatgtgattttaattttaaacatGTTTTGTGGTTGTATTACACTTTTCCCTTAGACTATATACACTTGAACGGACAGAAGTCACATAATTAATTACTATTTTAAATCGAAAGGTAACATTTTTTTGTCTAAAAGATACCATATATTTTATTCAAGAGTAATTATTAAAGTTCTttctttttaaaaagaaaatgtcATATCTAGCTATGGCCAAGTAGTGTAGTTCCTTGTTCCTTTATTTTTCTGTCATTCTTCCTTCGTTTAGGAAAAGATCACCATTCACTTACCCATATTTTTACTATTATTTTACTTTTAATAAACATGAAGCAATGAAATATTATAACGAACAAATGTCTaaacaatgaaaaaaaaaaggtCGTTGCAATGAAGGTTATAGGATTATCGCACCCATCACACCAGATGATGTGGTGTTCCTCATCTCACTGTAATGCCGCATCATTTCATTATACATTCGATGGATACATCTTTTGGTCTTAATatataccaaaaaaaaaattagatttaTAATCTAGTGCCTAAAAAGCACTAATTCAAAAGTTAATATTTGTGGCCTAAGATGAATGTCACAATCTTTTTTAATAATTGCTAGTTTAGATTGTAATCTTTTAGAAAATGAGAGGTCGTATTATTCTAGATAGCTTTAAATACAAAtgttgtatttttatatattaaagaaATATTAACATTTATAAACTAGTTTTAGACTAGATTTCATAATTTTCAAttgtttttttatcttatttataaaatgtttggAGTTAacctttgtatatatattttcttttaagtGGGGAAGTATATTTTAAAGTATTTGAAGGTTTGAGGAAAAGCTGCCGGCGGTGGTAAAACTCATCTTTTAACAAAGCATGCCTCCTCATTCCTCTGCACATTTTCTATTTAAATCAAAACCGCTTTTTCTTTTTCCCATACAACCTTTGCCCATGCTTCTAACGCTCATCCCAAATTCCCAGAATTATTAGAAAGAATATGAAAATCCCATGTTTGAATATCCATATATTTGTATACGCGAGTTGTATTAGTTTTGGATTAAATTTTCGTTAAAAACCATCACGATTGATATAAAGGACTTTATGATATCGGAAAATTAGTGATCATATAGTAGCTAGTTGAAACCGGAGGTATCAATATTTTGGGTTGGGTACTTGGGTTGGCTCATAAACAGAGTCAAATATTAAATAAGTTTACCAACACAATTcaacccaacaattttgttaagagtaaattactgaaatcgtccctatggtttgatcaaaattacacgtttgatctctaactttttttttgtacttggatcgtccttatggtttgattttgttgtgttttttcGTCCCTAtcgtttggtcaaaattgcaagtttggtcaagggacgaaaaacgcaacaaaatcaaaccatagggatggTCCGtatgcaaaaaaaaagttagggaccaaatgtaacgacccgtctctggtatgttgcttccatgatatttatttagaagttttcaagagggactcggtgagtctatagcccgactcgtcgagtagggacatgatttcgagcacgtgtaagtcagcgactcggcgagtccatattcgggactcggcgagtctgcctgccaggaagaaaccctaaatccccgggttgctcactatttaagcactgttatgtgccccaaactcgcctccctcaccctcagagagtctgtgagaaaccctaaaccatcccttgattgattaagtgtttttgtgtgatttcttgaaggcttgaagaagaaaaagaagaaaggtccaaagagaagaggtgtagagcaaagatccaaggtcaaaatcagagttcattgaggtatttctcggattccttctgttttatgctttaaacctccattagaacacttctagggctagtttgatgtattttccaaaccttatagttttag containing:
- the LOC111900213 gene encoding protein SHORT-ROOT, coding for MDTMFTLRHQQLLSDYQQQHHHHHHRQSFNSTVSSSSSRSSTDHQTTTGAGHYYQPQEECFPSTFFMEEDDLSSSSSLQQHYYSSNQLQPHFHHQFSATPTPTSTTSTTTTPPPPPKTHGFSSNSDHTNFNYSSSQDHIAMEFSNSFSANGWASDVLLEAARAVADKNSTRLQQLMWMLNELSSPYGDVDEKLSCYFLQALYSRMTDSGELNYRNLSSISEKVSTFESTRELVLKFQEVSPWTTFGHVACNGAILEALDGETKLHIVDVSNTYCTQWPTLLEAIATRADEAPHLRLTTVISSRSAGSDGIERIMREIGSRMEKFARLMGVPFKFNVIHHIGDLSDLNFSQLAIQSDEALAINLNGTLRSVSNHRRDYLISMFRSMNPKIMTIVEEEADLEVGIDGFEFLRGFQECLKWFRVYFEALNESFPQTSTERLMLEREAGRAVMDLVACSPANSVERRETANRWSSRLRASGFGGVSYSEEGCDDVRALLRRYKEGWSMAPSETAAGIFLMRKETPVVWASAWKPV